The Jeotgalibacillus haloalkalitolerans region CGTTACGCGGCTGAGAATGAGATCATCGTGACAAACGGGGCTTCACAGGCGATTGATACGGCACTTCGAACCATTTTATCTCAGGGGCAGGAAGTCATTTTACCGGCACCTGTCTATCCGGGATACACACCTGTTATTAAACAATGCGGCGCTGTGCCCGTTTTCGTTGATACGACTGAGCACCATTTTAAAATGACTGCTGAGATGATCCGGCCCCACATTACAGAAAAGACTGCCTGCATCATTCTCCCATACCCGTCCAACCCAACTGGCGTCAGCCTGAATGGTTCAGAATTAAAGGAAATTGCTGACCTTGCAAAAACGCATAATCTATACATCATAGCAGATGAAATTTACAGCGAGCTTACCTATGATGAACCGCATGTGTCGATTGGGACACTTGCCAGAGACCGGACAATCGTAATCAACGGGCTATCGAAATCACATTCAATGACCGGGTGGAGAATCGGTGTATTAATGGCTCCTTCAGTAATAGCTGAGCAGTGTCTGAAGGTTCATCAGTATAACGTTTCGTGCGCTTCATCCATCTCTCAGTATGCAGCCCTTGCTGCGTACACAGCCGGAAAAGATGATGCTCAGCCGATGAAAGAAGCGTACAGGAAAAGAAGAGCATTGACAGAGGAAAAGCTGACTGAACTTGGATTTGACGTTGTAAAACCGGATGGAGCATTTTATTTCTTTGCAGGTATACCGGGAAGTAAAAGCGCTGAACAGTTTGCACTCGCTCTCGCAGAACATGCGAAAGTCGGTGTGGTTCCAGGTACGGCATTTGGCTCTGAGGGGGAAGGCTATATAAGGGTTTCTTATGCCTGTTCTGAGGAGCAGCTGCAGGAGGCCTTTAAACGGATTAAAAACTATCTGGACTCATTATAATGAAAACACCTTTTGCAATCCCCGGCTCTGGCCGGGAAGCAAAAGGTGTTTTTTTATATCTGGTCCTCGTAAACTTTATATAAAGCCTGCGTTCCTTTTTCAGCCAGGCCGATATCTTTTGCCTGCTCATAAGTTTTAAGTGCAAGCTCAAGACCCGGCAGTGAAAGGCCCATTCTTTTTGATTCTTCCAATGCTATTTTAAGATCCTTAATAAAATGATGAATATAAAACCCTGGTTCATAATCACTCTTTAAAATACGCGGTGCAAGATGACTCAGACTCCAGCTGCCTGCTGCCCCCTGGGAAATGCTTGCAAGTACCTTTTCCGGATCAAGACCTGACTTCACCGCATACGTCAGCGCTTCACAAACCCCCATCATTGTTGAGCCGATCACAAT contains the following coding sequences:
- a CDS encoding aminotransferase A yields the protein MNEAVKNIEISGIRKFFNQIQHIDGMISLTIGQPDFPTPSHIKDAAKEAIDQNHTNYTHNAGIMDLRSAISAYMKDKYNLRYAAENEIIVTNGASQAIDTALRTILSQGQEVILPAPVYPGYTPVIKQCGAVPVFVDTTEHHFKMTAEMIRPHITEKTACIILPYPSNPTGVSLNGSELKEIADLAKTHNLYIIADEIYSELTYDEPHVSIGTLARDRTIVINGLSKSHSMTGWRIGVLMAPSVIAEQCLKVHQYNVSCASSISQYAALAAYTAGKDDAQPMKEAYRKRRALTEEKLTELGFDVVKPDGAFYFFAGIPGSKSAEQFALALAEHAKVGVVPGTAFGSEGEGYIRVSYACSEEQLQEAFKRIKNYLDSL